A region from the Ptychodera flava strain L36383 chromosome 12, AS_Pfla_20210202, whole genome shotgun sequence genome encodes:
- the LOC139145872 gene encoding thioredoxin-related transmembrane protein 2 homolog, translating to MALTKDLNRVRRLLHPYYIANIILCLSYVFLKVTPPCCHILFPADECSLSWEDSNAYLFLMCVLVVKNRRSDDWIQYLSAGFLFTKVANTVLFAKSDPRWGALFGVACLIIFVVFPEPAFSGPDNIIYFNEATLQEELEKDRNGYWLVEFYAGWSPPCVRFASLFAELSVKYSNDFLRFGKLNVITATETAKKYRVDTSSISRQLPTVILFHQGKEKTRVPIWDKKGKIVKYSFNEANIIYDFDLNNLHQETLKLCKIKKSRKQDDKEVEENHVKDEEQKKND from the exons ATGGCCCTGACGAAGGACCTGAATAGAGTGAGGCGTCTGCTTCATCCATATTACATCGCCAATATCATACTGTGTTTATCGTATGTCTTCCTGAAAGTGACCCCGCCATGCTGCCATATCCTTTTCCCGGCGGACGAGTGCAGTCTCAGTTGG gaagattccaatgcatatttGTTTCTGATGTGTGTATTGGTTGTCAAGAATCGACGTTCAGATGATTGGATCCAGTACTTAAGTGCAGGATTTCTCTTCACCAAGGTTGCTAACACTGTATTATTTGCCAAATCAGATCCAAGATGGGGAGCTCTGTTTGGTGTAGCATGTCTCA TAATTTTTGTGGTGTTTCCTGAGCCAGCCTTTTCAGGTCCAGATAATATCATATACTTCAACGAAGCTACTCTTCAG gaAGAGCTTGAGAAGGACAGAAATGGTTATTGGTTGGTAGAGTTTTATGCTGGTTGGTCGCCACCTTGTGTCAGATTTGCTTCATTATTTGCTGAGCTTTCTGTCAA GTATTCTAATGACTTTTTACGTTTTGGTAAATTAAATGTAATCACTGCCACAGAAACAGCTAAAAA ATATAGAGTTGATACATCATCGATATCAAGGCAGCTGCCCACAGTGATACTTTTCCATCAAGGCAAAGAGAAAACCAGGGTTCCTATTTGGgataaaaaagggaaaatagTGAAATACAGCTTTAATGAG gcaAACATCATCTATGACTTTGATCTGAATAATTTGCACCAAGAAACTCTAAAACTTTGCAAAATCAAGAAATCCAGAAAACAAGATGATAAGGAAGTTGAGGAGAATCATGTGAAAGATGAAGAGCAGAAGAAAAATGATTGA